Proteins co-encoded in one Streptomyces sp. NBC_01283 genomic window:
- a CDS encoding class I SAM-dependent methyltransferase: MHQSAYEQMELCVEQYMPAGKRHRVIDLGARVSDGQTRTHKTLLEGRDTEYVGVDVLDGRNVDAVMTKPYRIPVKSRSADFVISGQAFEHIPFFWATMLEIARVLKPQGIAFVTAPSRGHVHDAQDCWRYYPDGFRALAAYTRLELREAYTDFPPMKGIRHAYGSIDAKHAYWGDSVGVFQRPKNYPALTMAFVRSTTTWWANRIGGVDGVPLPKPVDGRADCGRPKVVAPREEDEQSVSAASDAR, encoded by the coding sequence GTGCACCAGTCCGCGTACGAACAGATGGAACTCTGTGTGGAGCAGTACATGCCCGCGGGGAAGCGCCACCGGGTGATCGACCTCGGGGCCCGGGTCTCCGACGGGCAGACCCGCACCCACAAGACCCTGCTCGAAGGGCGTGACACCGAGTACGTGGGCGTCGACGTCCTCGACGGCCGCAACGTCGACGCGGTGATGACGAAGCCGTACCGCATCCCCGTGAAGTCCCGCAGCGCCGACTTCGTCATCTCCGGGCAGGCCTTCGAGCACATCCCCTTCTTCTGGGCGACGATGCTGGAGATCGCCCGCGTCCTGAAGCCGCAGGGCATCGCCTTCGTGACGGCGCCCTCGCGCGGCCATGTGCACGACGCGCAGGACTGCTGGCGCTACTACCCCGACGGGTTCCGCGCCCTGGCCGCGTACACCCGGCTCGAACTCCGCGAGGCCTACACGGACTTCCCGCCCATGAAGGGCATCCGCCACGCGTACGGGAGCATCGACGCCAAGCACGCCTATTGGGGTGACTCCGTCGGCGTGTTCCAGCGGCCCAAGAACTACCCGGCCCTCACCATGGCCTTCGTGCGCTCCACGACCACCTGGTGGGCGAACAGGATCGGCGGGGTCGACGGCGTCCCGCTGCCGAAGCCCGTCGACGGCCGCGCCGACTGCGGCAGGCCGAAGGTGGTGGCACCGCGCGAGGAGGACGAGCAGTCCGTTTCGGCCGCAAGTGACGCCAGATGA
- a CDS encoding TylF/MycF/NovP-related O-methyltransferase, which translates to MAWRRVVNGALKQLTGYQLRRTPVPAQRAAAPVPKPAPASKPKPKPKALNLPADYDDEAKEIIRAVKPYTMTSPERLNAFILATRHVVRHNIPGDIVECGVWRGGSMQACAKALLAAGDTERDLYLFDTYEGMTPPTEEDLRLDGKSAEELLNAQGKDRPIWAVASLDDVRSGFEKVPYPKERVHYVQGRVEETVPREAPEQISVLRLDTDWYASTKHELEHLYARLVSGGVLLIDDYGYWQGSRQAVDEFMEKTGERLLLLRMDEGRIAVKP; encoded by the coding sequence ATGGCATGGCGACGCGTTGTGAATGGCGCATTGAAGCAACTGACCGGATACCAGCTGAGGCGCACCCCGGTGCCGGCCCAGCGCGCGGCGGCCCCGGTGCCGAAGCCCGCCCCGGCATCGAAGCCCAAGCCGAAGCCGAAGGCCCTGAACCTCCCCGCCGACTACGACGACGAGGCGAAGGAGATCATCCGTGCGGTGAAGCCGTACACGATGACCTCTCCCGAACGGCTGAACGCCTTCATCCTGGCGACCCGGCACGTCGTCCGGCACAACATTCCCGGCGACATCGTCGAGTGCGGTGTGTGGCGCGGCGGTTCGATGCAGGCGTGCGCCAAGGCGCTGCTCGCCGCCGGTGACACCGAGCGCGACCTGTACCTCTTCGACACGTACGAGGGCATGACCCCGCCCACCGAGGAGGACCTGCGCCTCGACGGCAAGTCCGCCGAGGAGCTGCTCAACGCGCAGGGGAAGGACCGCCCGATCTGGGCGGTCGCCTCCCTCGACGACGTCAGGTCCGGCTTCGAGAAGGTGCCCTACCCCAAGGAGCGCGTGCACTACGTCCAGGGAAGGGTCGAGGAGACCGTCCCGCGCGAGGCGCCCGAGCAGATCTCCGTCCTGCGCCTGGACACCGACTGGTACGCCTCCACCAAGCACGAACTGGAGCACCTGTACGCACGGTTGGTCAGCGGCGGCGTCCTGCTCATCGACGACTACGGCTACTGGCAGGGGTCCCGCCAGGCGGTCGACGAGTTCATGGAGAAGACCGGCGAACGGCTGCTGCTCCTGCGCATGGACGAGGGCCGCATCGCCGTGAAGCCCTGA
- a CDS encoding CDP-glycerol glycerophosphotransferase family protein — translation MTPRLAVVVPVYNVEEFLAPCLRSLAEQTMPDLEVVMVNDGSTDGSPRIAREFAAGDTRFRLIEQENAGLGAARNAGVREARGTYLTFVDSDDVVPRDAYERMLAALEESGSDFVTGNVHRLRSAGRSEQSPMFRKMMEKDRSGTHVTRDWDLLGDRIACNKVFRRDFWDKHAFTFPEGVLFEDTPVMIPAHFLAGAVDVLKEPVYLWRDRDGSITTRRAKPRAVRDRTAAVLAASGFLAARAAEAAGTPRGVVFAKAKRRYDTTVLSGDLWLFMEALPHGDSTYHDVFMEQANAFADTVDPAVVAALPPPLRVRWQLIRQRRVTDLLTFMAYEKSHPDAFRVRGLRGRRAEFPGIGGLPRETVALKRSDLPLTAQLTHIAWDEQGRLRLKGFAYIPNLPAGRVGARARVAWLRSGRRRVLPLALRTVRAREATYRSKQGLHSYDRSGFETVIDPRRTVTKRRSTTWKVEMGVVSGFLPRTGPVRTSSPPRLPVRYLEEFLRAAVTLSKGRLRLRTERVAARLVTHEGCGTAVRLHGRLAPGESQAVDALRVENWATKEAHYVPALVNGRDFSADVPLGLFHAGTDERTGEPRKADPWGVALVREGGERTPLAACPEVAAGRYGLLPGRELLVLANASGNLELRDQTVRPLVSTVTWDDELRIEGSHPDAETRTGELVLVHAGHGDEAVVPVRIADGRFSSALRPEAVPGPGGTLPLAEGRWNLFLRERGTTDPEQYTPVCVAPGKGRELPLVRTRSGRDISLKRHAHDGLHLRSGSALPDADRGGPRQRRLREEYAVRRGGPLRDAVLYCSFDGRQYSDSPRAVHEELVARGVDLEHLWVVRDQQVALPGSATPVALWSAEWYEALARCRYVVTNTQLPEWFERAEGQYVVQTWHGTPLKRIGRDLAGHASGDRAYMATLPGRADQWSVLVSPNRFSTPVLRGAFGYTGEVLERGYPRNDLLHAADRAKVAASVRERLGIPEGRRVVLYAPTWRENQPKQAGRYALDLQLDLEAAERAIGDDQTLLVRRHYLVGGSVPESDFVRDVTRHPDVSELLLISDVLVTDYSSLMFDFAQTGRPMLFHTYDLDHYRDTLRGFYFDFAAQAPGPLLGTGDEVIAALRDPHAATAAYADAYDRFREVFCDLDDGRAAAGVADAMLEGGRA, via the coding sequence ATGACACCCCGACTCGCCGTCGTCGTCCCCGTCTACAACGTCGAGGAGTTTCTCGCCCCTTGCCTCCGGTCACTGGCCGAGCAGACCATGCCGGACCTCGAGGTCGTCATGGTCAACGACGGTTCCACCGACGGGAGTCCACGCATCGCCCGCGAGTTCGCCGCCGGGGACACCAGATTCCGCCTGATCGAGCAGGAGAACGCGGGGCTCGGGGCGGCCCGCAACGCGGGGGTGCGCGAGGCGCGGGGCACGTACCTGACGTTCGTCGACAGCGACGACGTCGTCCCACGGGACGCGTACGAGCGGATGCTCGCCGCACTGGAGGAGTCGGGCTCCGACTTCGTCACCGGCAACGTCCACCGGCTGCGCTCCGCGGGCCGCAGCGAGCAGTCGCCGATGTTCCGCAAGATGATGGAGAAGGACCGCAGCGGCACGCACGTCACCCGCGACTGGGACCTGCTCGGCGACCGCATCGCCTGCAACAAGGTCTTCCGCAGGGACTTCTGGGACAAGCACGCCTTCACCTTCCCCGAGGGCGTGCTCTTCGAGGACACCCCCGTCATGATCCCCGCCCACTTCCTCGCCGGTGCCGTCGACGTACTGAAGGAACCCGTCTACCTCTGGCGCGACCGCGACGGCTCCATCACCACCCGCCGCGCCAAGCCCCGCGCCGTCCGCGACCGCACCGCCGCCGTCCTTGCGGCCAGCGGCTTCCTCGCGGCGCGGGCCGCCGAGGCGGCGGGCACCCCGCGGGGGGTGGTGTTCGCGAAGGCCAAGCGGCGCTACGACACCACGGTCCTGTCCGGGGACCTGTGGCTGTTCATGGAGGCCCTGCCGCACGGCGACTCCACGTACCACGACGTCTTCATGGAGCAGGCCAACGCCTTCGCCGACACCGTCGACCCCGCGGTCGTCGCCGCACTGCCGCCCCCGCTGCGCGTGCGCTGGCAGCTCATCCGCCAGCGCCGGGTCACCGACCTGCTCACCTTCATGGCGTACGAGAAGTCCCACCCCGACGCCTTCCGGGTCCGCGGCCTGCGCGGGCGCCGCGCCGAGTTCCCCGGGATCGGCGGACTGCCGCGCGAGACCGTCGCCCTGAAACGCTCCGATCTGCCGCTCACCGCACAACTCACGCACATCGCCTGGGACGAGCAGGGCAGGCTGCGGCTCAAGGGCTTCGCCTACATCCCCAACCTGCCCGCGGGGCGCGTCGGGGCGCGCGCCAGGGTCGCCTGGCTGCGGTCGGGACGGCGCCGCGTGCTGCCGCTGGCGCTGCGCACGGTGCGGGCGCGCGAGGCGACGTACCGCTCCAAGCAGGGCCTGCACAGCTACGACCGGTCGGGGTTCGAGACGGTCATCGACCCCCGCAGGACCGTGACCAAGCGGCGCAGCACCACCTGGAAGGTGGAGATGGGCGTGGTCAGCGGATTCCTGCCGCGCACCGGGCCGGTCAGGACGAGCAGCCCGCCGCGGCTCCCCGTGCGGTATCTGGAGGAGTTCCTGCGGGCGGCCGTCACCCTCAGCAAGGGGCGGCTGCGGCTGCGCACGGAGCGGGTGGCGGCGCGGCTCGTCACGCACGAGGGCTGCGGCACCGCCGTCCGGCTGCACGGGCGGCTCGCGCCCGGGGAGTCGCAGGCCGTCGATGCCCTGCGCGTCGAGAACTGGGCCACCAAGGAGGCGCACTACGTCCCCGCCCTGGTGAACGGCCGCGACTTCAGCGCCGATGTGCCGCTCGGCCTCTTCCACGCCGGTACGGACGAGCGCACCGGCGAGCCGCGCAAGGCCGACCCGTGGGGCGTCGCACTGGTCCGCGAGGGCGGCGAGCGCACCCCGCTCGCCGCCTGCCCCGAGGTAGCCGCGGGGCGCTACGGACTGCTGCCGGGGCGTGAACTCCTCGTCCTCGCCAACGCGTCGGGGAACCTGGAGCTGCGCGACCAGACGGTGCGACCGCTCGTCTCCACCGTTACCTGGGACGACGAGCTGCGCATCGAGGGCAGCCACCCCGACGCGGAGACCCGCACCGGGGAACTGGTCCTCGTGCACGCCGGACACGGCGACGAGGCCGTGGTGCCGGTGCGGATCGCGGACGGCCGGTTCTCGTCCGCGCTGCGTCCCGAGGCCGTGCCCGGCCCCGGAGGCACGCTGCCGCTCGCAGAAGGACGCTGGAACCTCTTCCTGCGCGAGCGGGGCACGACGGACCCCGAGCAGTACACGCCTGTGTGCGTGGCGCCGGGCAAGGGCCGCGAACTGCCGCTCGTACGCACCAGGTCAGGCCGCGACATCAGCCTGAAGCGGCACGCCCACGACGGCCTCCACCTGCGCTCGGGCTCCGCGCTGCCCGACGCCGACCGGGGCGGCCCGCGCCAGCGCAGACTGCGCGAGGAGTACGCGGTCCGGCGCGGCGGCCCGCTCCGGGACGCCGTCCTGTACTGCAGCTTCGACGGACGCCAGTACTCGGACTCGCCCCGCGCCGTGCACGAGGAACTGGTCGCCAGAGGCGTCGACCTGGAGCACCTGTGGGTGGTCCGCGACCAGCAGGTGGCGCTGCCCGGGAGCGCCACGCCGGTCGCCCTGTGGAGCGCCGAGTGGTACGAGGCCCTCGCCCGCTGCCGCTACGTCGTGACCAACACCCAGCTGCCCGAATGGTTCGAGCGCGCCGAGGGCCAGTACGTCGTGCAGACCTGGCACGGCACCCCGCTCAAGCGCATCGGCCGCGACCTCGCGGGCCACGCCTCCGGGGACCGCGCCTACATGGCGACCCTGCCCGGCCGCGCCGACCAGTGGAGCGTGCTCGTCTCCCCTAACCGCTTCTCGACGCCCGTCCTGCGCGGCGCCTTCGGCTACACCGGCGAGGTCCTGGAACGCGGCTACCCGCGCAACGACCTGCTGCACGCCGCCGACCGCGCGAAGGTCGCCGCCTCCGTGCGCGAACGGCTCGGCATCCCCGAGGGCAGACGCGTCGTCCTGTACGCGCCCACGTGGCGCGAGAACCAGCCCAAGCAGGCCGGCCGCTACGCCCTCGACCTCCAGCTGGACCTCGAAGCCGCCGAACGCGCCATCGGTGACGACCAGACGCTCCTCGTCCGCAGGCACTACCTCGTCGGCGGCTCCGTCCCCGAATCGGACTTCGTGCGCGACGTCACGCGCCACCCCGACGTCAGCGAACTGCTCCTGATCAGCGACGTCCTGGTGACGGACTACTCGTCCCTGATGTTCGACTTCGCGCAGACCGGGCGCCCGATGCTCTTCCACACCTACGACCTCGACCACTACCGAGACACCCTGCGCGGCTTTTACTTCGACTTCGCGGCGCAGGCGCCAGGACCGCTGCTCGGCACCGGCGACGAGGTGATCGCGGCGCTGCGCGACCCGCACGCCGCCACCGCCGCGTACGCCGACGCCTACGACAGGTTCCGCGAGGTCTTCTGCGACCTGGACGACGGGCGCGCGGCCGCAGGGGTGGCGGACGCCATGCTCGAAGGAGGCCGCGCATGA